The following proteins come from a genomic window of Chryseobacterium glaciei:
- a CDS encoding barstar family protein, which produces MKTIYIDFTDIGDDEDFYAQLKEKITLPDHFGDNLDALSDVITGELEMPLHIEFVNMTVDQLESFEDMLTTLEEIEEELEGFTFSYYLEQYEDEETQEEE; this is translated from the coding sequence ATGAAGACAATATATATAGATTTCACCGACATTGGTGATGATGAAGATTTTTACGCACAATTAAAAGAAAAAATTACTCTTCCTGACCATTTTGGGGATAATTTGGATGCCCTTTCCGATGTGATTACAGGAGAATTGGAAATGCCTCTTCACATCGAATTTGTGAACATGACTGTAGATCAACTTGAAAGTTTCGAAGATATGCTAACGACTTTAGAAGAGATTGAGGAAGAATTGGAAGGTTTTACTTTCAGTTATTATCTGGAGCAATATGAAGACGAGGAAACTCAAGAAGAAGAATAA
- a CDS encoding matrixin family metalloprotease encodes MMILIQPFKDFKPENVKVVTEEIKKVYPNVKVLDAIALPANAYYKKRNRYRADSIIKFLDQRTKEGFVTIGLTSKDISVTKGKVKDFGIMGLGYRPGKACVASKFRLSKENQDEQFFKIAIHELGHTQGLKHCPEKMCFMRDAEGKNPTNEETDFCNKCKTFLINKNWKFSSI; translated from the coding sequence ATGATGATATTAATTCAGCCTTTCAAAGATTTCAAACCTGAAAATGTAAAAGTTGTAACAGAGGAAATCAAAAAGGTTTATCCAAATGTAAAAGTTTTGGATGCCATAGCCCTTCCCGCAAATGCTTATTACAAAAAAAGAAACCGCTACAGGGCAGATTCTATTATTAAATTTTTAGATCAAAGAACAAAAGAAGGCTTTGTTACAATAGGTTTAACCTCAAAAGATATTAGTGTAACAAAAGGAAAGGTTAAAGATTTCGGGATAATGGGATTAGGCTACAGACCCGGAAAAGCCTGTGTTGCATCAAAATTCAGATTAAGCAAAGAAAATCAGGACGAGCAGTTTTTCAAAATAGCGATTCATGAGCTTGGGCATACACAAGGATTAAAACATTGCCCCGAAAAAATGTGTTTTATGAGAGATGCAGAAGGTAAAAATCCAACCAATGAAGAAACTGATTTTTGCAATAAATGCAAGACTTTTTTAATAAATAAAAACTGGAAATTTAGTTCAATATGA
- a CDS encoding ribonuclease domain-containing protein, with protein MNSKTRSLFFICLGLLFGMSAMYIYNNFIADKKDNSNTVKTETVNYSSADSQNSGNNSSNQQPIDQSTKDKTVISYVKQNHRLPDYYITKNEARKQGWDPSKGNLCDVLPGKAIGGDKFNNREGSLPKDEKYFEADVNYNCGNRNADRIIFTKNGDVYLTKNHYKSFEKQ; from the coding sequence ATGAATAGTAAAACAAGGTCTTTATTTTTTATCTGTCTCGGACTTCTTTTTGGGATGTCTGCGATGTACATTTACAATAATTTTATTGCTGATAAAAAAGATAATTCAAACACTGTAAAAACAGAGACTGTTAATTACAGTAGTGCGGACAGTCAAAATTCGGGTAATAATTCTTCGAATCAACAGCCGATTGATCAATCAACAAAAGATAAAACGGTTATTAGTTATGTGAAACAAAATCATCGACTTCCGGATTATTATATCACAAAAAACGAAGCCAGAAAACAAGGCTGGGATCCGTCAAAAGGAAACCTTTGTGATGTTTTACCCGGAAAAGCAATTGGTGGAGATAAATTTAATAACAGAGAAGGAAGTCTGCCAAAAGATGAAAAATATTTTGAAGCTGATGTAAATTACAACTGCGGAAACAGAAATGCAGACCGAATTATTTTCACCAAAAACGGAGATGTTTATCTTACTAAAAACCATTATAAAAGTTTTGAAAAGCAGTAG